A section of the Streptomyces sp. Je 1-369 genome encodes:
- a CDS encoding ABC transporter substrate-binding protein has product MAGVLAGCGGPGDSGDVTLKLVAADYGDSAANSSKKYWDKVVKGFEEENPGIKVDVTVHSWNDVDREVKEMVKKGDAPDLAQIGAYADYAAQGKLYEADELLSIATQADFLAPLSRAGEVNRIQYGMPFASSTRLLFYNTKLFKDANLTPPQSWSELQADAKALKARGVKIPYALPLGPEEAPAETLMWMLSGGGGYTDNVGSYAIDSPQNAKTFAWLRDELVGKGLTGPTAPAEMNRAEAFAAFSRGEVGMLNGHPTLMKMAAKKGVKFGMVPAPGVNGKAQATMGVADWMMAFKQNGHRKEAGKFLDYAYSKKNVLDFSNEYDILPVTTSASEAMAKDRGHTELGKFLDELPTSELYPVGKTSWAQVSADIKKDIGKTVGDGGDPKSVLGRIQSRAMTEENAE; this is encoded by the coding sequence ATGGCGGGCGTACTCGCCGGCTGCGGCGGTCCCGGCGACTCCGGCGACGTCACCCTCAAGCTGGTGGCCGCCGACTACGGCGACTCCGCGGCGAACAGCTCCAAGAAGTACTGGGACAAGGTCGTCAAGGGGTTCGAGGAAGAGAACCCCGGCATCAAGGTCGACGTCACCGTGCACTCCTGGAACGACGTGGACCGCGAGGTCAAGGAGATGGTCAAGAAGGGCGACGCCCCGGACCTGGCGCAGATCGGCGCGTACGCCGACTACGCCGCGCAGGGCAAGCTCTACGAGGCCGACGAGCTCCTCTCCATCGCCACGCAGGCCGACTTCCTCGCGCCGCTCTCGCGCGCCGGTGAAGTGAACCGCATCCAGTACGGCATGCCGTTCGCCTCCTCCACCCGCCTGCTCTTCTACAACACCAAGCTCTTCAAGGACGCGAACCTCACGCCGCCGCAGAGCTGGAGCGAGCTGCAGGCCGACGCGAAGGCGCTGAAGGCGCGCGGCGTGAAGATCCCGTACGCGCTGCCGCTCGGCCCCGAGGAGGCGCCCGCCGAGACGCTGATGTGGATGCTCAGCGGCGGCGGCGGTTACACCGACAACGTCGGCTCGTACGCCATCGACTCCCCGCAGAACGCCAAGACGTTCGCCTGGCTGCGGGACGAGCTCGTCGGCAAGGGCCTGACCGGCCCGACGGCGCCCGCGGAGATGAACCGCGCGGAGGCGTTCGCGGCGTTCTCGCGCGGCGAGGTCGGCATGCTCAACGGCCACCCGACGCTGATGAAGATGGCCGCCAAGAAGGGCGTGAAGTTCGGCATGGTGCCGGCGCCCGGCGTCAACGGCAAGGCGCAGGCCACGATGGGTGTCGCCGACTGGATGATGGCGTTCAAGCAGAACGGTCACCGCAAGGAGGCCGGCAAGTTCCTGGACTACGCGTACAGCAAGAAGAACGTCCTCGACTTCTCGAACGAGTACGACATCCTGCCGGTGACGACCTCCGCGTCCGAGGCGATGGCCAAGGACCGCGGTCACACGGAGCTCGGCAAGTTCCTCGACGAGCTCCCGACCTCCGAGCTGTACCCGGTGGGCAAGACGTCGTGGGCGCAGGTCTCCGCCGACATCAAGAAGGACATCGGCAAGACGGTCGGCGACGGCGGCGACCCGAAGTCGGTGCTGGGCCGGATCCAGAGCCGGGCGATGACCGAGGAGAACGCCGAGTAG
- a CDS encoding SIS domain-containing protein yields the protein MSRTAEEIATQPACWRRAVEAAAAFDDLPRPGERVAVTGCGTSWFMAIAYATLREAAGLGETDAFASSEFPADRTYDRVVAITRSGTTTEVLDLLNRLKGTVPTLALTADPKTPVMDAADSVAVLDWADEESVVQTRFATTAFAFLRAGLGHIPGLKTVRDAAVDAELAVTEPLPTTVVGAEQWTFLGRGWTYGLALEAALKMREAAGAWTESYPAMEYRHGPISITGPGRVTWMFGMLPDGLAEDVARVGGELVARQEVDPLADLIRAQRLAVALAESRGYDPDHPRNLTRSVILAGRPNQ from the coding sequence ATGTCGCGTACCGCAGAAGAAATAGCCACTCAGCCCGCCTGCTGGCGCCGGGCGGTGGAAGCGGCCGCCGCCTTCGACGATCTGCCGAGGCCCGGTGAGCGGGTCGCCGTCACCGGCTGCGGGACGTCCTGGTTCATGGCCATCGCCTACGCGACGCTGCGCGAGGCGGCGGGCCTGGGCGAGACGGACGCGTTCGCCTCCTCGGAGTTCCCCGCGGACCGTACGTACGACCGCGTCGTGGCGATCACCCGCTCCGGCACGACGACGGAGGTCCTCGACCTCCTGAACCGCCTCAAGGGCACGGTCCCGACCCTCGCGCTCACCGCCGACCCGAAGACGCCCGTCATGGACGCGGCGGACTCGGTGGCGGTCCTGGACTGGGCGGACGAGGAATCGGTCGTCCAGACCCGCTTCGCCACGACGGCCTTCGCCTTCCTGCGCGCCGGCCTCGGTCACATCCCCGGCCTGAAGACGGTGCGGGACGCGGCGGTGGACGCGGAACTCGCGGTGACGGAGCCGCTGCCGACGACGGTCGTCGGAGCGGAACAGTGGACGTTCCTCGGCCGCGGCTGGACGTACGGTCTCGCGCTCGAAGCCGCCCTGAAGATGCGGGAGGCCGCGGGCGCCTGGACGGAGTCCTACCCGGCGATGGAGTACCGCCACGGCCCCATCTCCATCACCGGCCCCGGCCGGGTGACCTGGATGTTCGGCATGCTGCCCGACGGCCTGGCGGAGGACGTGGCCCGCGTCGGCGGCGAACTGGTAGCCCGCCAGGAGGTCGACCCCCTGGCCGACCTCATCCGCGCACAACGCCTTGCGGTGGCCCTGGCCGAGTCCCGAGGCTACGACCCGGACCACCCGCGCAACCTCACTCGCAGCGTGATCCTGGCGGGGCGCCCAAACCAGTAA
- a CDS encoding ROK family protein has translation MRHVIALDVGGTGMKAALVGADGTLLHEARRPTGRSRGADAVVETILDFAADLRAHGIAHYGEPAAAAGVAVPGIVDAERGLAVYAANLGWSNVPLRDLLSTRLEGVPVALGHDVRTGGLAEGRIGAGKGADRFLFVPLGTGIAGAIGIGGAIEPGAHGSAGEIGHIVVRPGGPPCGCGQRGCLERLASASAVSKAWAEASGDPEADAADCAKAVESGDPRAEEVWRNAVDALADGLLTALTLLDPHTLIIGGGLAEAGETLFTPLRAAVAARVVEFQTLPEIVPAALGDTAGCLGAGLLAWDLVNQEPSKSTATDTNTHPTEVPT, from the coding sequence GTGAGACACGTCATCGCCCTCGATGTGGGCGGCACCGGAATGAAGGCCGCCCTGGTAGGGGCGGACGGCACCCTGCTGCACGAGGCCCGCCGCCCCACAGGCCGCTCCCGCGGCGCCGACGCAGTCGTGGAGACGATCCTCGACTTCGCCGCGGACCTCCGCGCCCACGGCATCGCCCACTACGGCGAACCCGCCGCGGCGGCAGGAGTGGCCGTCCCCGGCATCGTCGACGCCGAGCGCGGCCTCGCCGTGTACGCGGCCAACCTCGGCTGGAGCAACGTCCCCCTCCGGGACCTCCTCAGCACCCGCCTGGAAGGCGTCCCCGTGGCCCTGGGCCACGACGTCCGCACGGGCGGCCTCGCCGAGGGCCGCATCGGCGCGGGCAAGGGCGCCGACCGCTTCCTGTTCGTCCCCCTGGGTACCGGCATCGCGGGCGCCATCGGCATCGGCGGCGCCATCGAACCCGGCGCGCACGGTTCGGCCGGCGAGATCGGCCACATCGTCGTACGCCCCGGCGGCCCGCCCTGCGGCTGCGGCCAGCGCGGCTGCCTGGAGCGCCTCGCCTCCGCGTCCGCGGTCAGCAAGGCGTGGGCCGAGGCGAGCGGCGACCCGGAGGCGGACGCCGCGGACTGCGCGAAGGCCGTGGAGTCCGGTGACCCGAGGGCCGAGGAGGTCTGGCGGAACGCCGTCGACGCGCTCGCCGACGGCCTGCTCACCGCCCTCACTCTGCTGGACCCGCACACCCTGATCATCGGTGGCGGCCTCGCCGAGGCGGGGGAAACGTTGTTCACGCCGCTGCGGGCGGCCGTCGCGGCGCGCGTCGTCGAGTTCCAGACGCTGCCGGAGATCGTCCCCGCGGCCCTCGGCGACACGGCGGGGTGCCTGGGCGCGGGCCTGCTGGCCTGGGACCTGGTCAACCAAGAACCCTCGAAGAGCACGGCCACCGACACCAACACCCACCCCACGGAGGTACCCACCTGA
- the nagA gene encoding N-acetylglucosamine-6-phosphate deacetylase — MATSKVLAGAQVVLPTGTLTNGRVIVEGSRISGSAPADTETDTETDTQTATQTDTRTERLDLTGHWLVPGFVDIHNHGGGGASFTSGTVEDVLKGIHTHRLHGTTTVVASTVTGEMDFLAQRAGILSELAEQGDLAGIHFEGPFISPCRKGAHSEGLLRHPDPADVRKLLDAARGQARMVTLATELPGGIDSVRLLAEHGVIAAIGHTDATYEQTVEAIDAGATVATHLFNAMPGLGHRAPGPIAALLEDERITVELINDGTHLHPAAFELAFHHAGTDRVALITDAMDAAGFGDGRYMLGPLEVEVKDSVARLVEGGSIAGSTLTQDRAFKRSVTVDGLSVEDTVRAVSANPAKLLGQYDKVGSLEPGKDADLVVLDAAFDVKGVMRKGEWVVEPF; from the coding sequence ATGGCCACTAGCAAGGTTCTCGCCGGTGCACAGGTGGTACTGCCCACCGGGACCCTCACCAACGGCCGAGTGATCGTCGAAGGAAGCCGCATCAGCGGGAGCGCTCCCGCGGACACGGAGACGGACACGGAGACGGACACACAGACGGCCACACAGACGGACACACGGACGGAGAGGCTCGACCTCACCGGCCACTGGCTGGTCCCCGGCTTCGTGGACATCCACAACCACGGCGGCGGCGGCGCCTCCTTCACCTCGGGCACCGTCGAGGACGTCCTCAAGGGCATCCACACGCACCGCCTGCACGGCACCACCACCGTCGTCGCCTCCACGGTCACCGGCGAGATGGACTTCCTGGCCCAGCGCGCGGGCATCCTCTCCGAACTCGCCGAGCAGGGCGACCTCGCGGGCATCCACTTCGAGGGCCCGTTCATCTCCCCGTGCCGCAAGGGCGCCCACAGCGAGGGCCTGCTGCGCCACCCCGACCCCGCCGACGTCCGCAAGCTCCTCGACGCGGCCCGCGGCCAGGCCAGGATGGTCACGCTCGCCACCGAACTCCCGGGCGGCATCGACTCCGTACGCCTCCTCGCCGAGCACGGCGTCATCGCGGCGATCGGCCACACGGACGCGACGTACGAGCAGACCGTCGAGGCGATCGACGCGGGCGCCACCGTCGCCACGCACCTGTTCAACGCCATGCCGGGCCTCGGCCACCGCGCGCCGGGCCCGATCGCCGCGCTCCTGGAGGACGAGCGGATCACCGTCGAGCTCATCAACGACGGCACCCACCTCCACCCGGCCGCCTTCGAGCTGGCCTTCCACCACGCGGGCACGGACCGCGTCGCGCTGATCACCGACGCGATGGACGCGGCGGGCTTCGGCGACGGGCGCTACATGCTCGGCCCGCTGGAGGTCGAGGTGAAGGACAGCGTCGCGCGGCTCGTCGAGGGCGGCTCGATCGCGGGCTCGACCCTCACCCAGGACCGCGCGTTCAAGCGCTCGGTGACCGTCGACGGGCTGTCCGTCGAGGACACGGTCCGCGCCGTCTCCGCCAACCCGGCCAAGCTCCTCGGCCAGTACGACAAGGTGGGCTCCCTTGAGCCCGGCAAGGACGCGGACCTGGTGGTCCTGGACGCGGCCTTCGACGTCAAGGGCGTCATGCGCAAGGGCGAATGGGTGGTTGAACCCTTCTAA
- a CDS encoding 1-phosphofructokinase family hexose kinase — MILTVTLNAALDITYRVPTLTPHASHRVTEVTERPGGKGLNVARVLAALGHDVTVTGFAGGDTGRTLRERLAAEPRITDALAPVAGNTRRTLAVVDAATGDTTQLNEPGPAVTPAEWAAFLDSYEELLHRDDLTAVALCGSLPPGVPVGAYALLIRSARAARVPVLLDTSGEPLRRGVAARPDIVKPNADELAELTGSHEPNRATRDARRRGAHAVVASLGADGLLAVTADGGWRARPPKRVRGNPTGAGDSAVAGLLSGLAERLPWPDRLARAVALSAATVVAPVAGEFDPSTYKDLLPRVAVTGQVTAA, encoded by the coding sequence GTGATCCTCACCGTCACACTGAACGCCGCGCTCGACATCACCTACCGCGTCCCCACTCTCACCCCGCACGCCTCGCACCGCGTCACCGAGGTGACCGAACGCCCCGGCGGCAAGGGCCTGAACGTCGCCCGCGTGCTCGCCGCCCTCGGCCACGACGTCACCGTCACCGGTTTCGCGGGCGGCGACACCGGCCGCACCCTGCGCGAACGCCTCGCCGCCGAGCCGCGCATCACGGACGCCCTCGCCCCGGTCGCGGGCAACACCCGCCGCACACTCGCCGTCGTCGACGCGGCGACCGGCGACACCACCCAGCTCAACGAGCCGGGCCCGGCCGTCACCCCCGCCGAGTGGGCCGCTTTCCTGGACTCCTACGAGGAGTTGCTGCACCGCGACGACCTGACCGCGGTCGCCCTCTGCGGCAGCCTCCCGCCGGGCGTCCCCGTCGGCGCGTACGCCCTCCTCATACGGTCCGCACGGGCCGCCCGCGTCCCCGTCCTGCTCGACACGAGCGGGGAGCCGCTGCGCCGGGGCGTCGCCGCCCGCCCCGACATCGTCAAGCCCAACGCGGACGAACTCGCCGAGCTCACCGGCTCCCACGAGCCCAACCGTGCCACCCGCGACGCCCGCCGCAGAGGCGCCCACGCCGTGGTCGCCTCACTCGGCGCCGACGGCCTCCTCGCCGTCACCGCGGACGGCGGCTGGCGCGCCCGGCCCCCGAAGCGGGTCCGCGGCAACCCGACCGGCGCGGGCGACTCGGCGGTCGCGGGCCTCCTCTCCGGCCTGGCCGAACGCCTTCCGTGGCCGGACCGCCTGGCCCGCGCCGTGGCCCTGTCGGCAGCGACGGTGGTGGCGCCGGTGGCGGGTGAGTTCGACCCCTCCACGTACAAAGATCTGCTGCCTCGTGTCGCGGTGACCGGGCAGGTCACCGCGGCCTGA
- a CDS encoding class II fructose-bisphosphate aldolase, with translation MPLVSTGELVSEARAAGHGVAAFNVITLEHAEAVALGAERAGTPAILQISENAVKFHGGRLSAIAAATAAVARASSAPLSLHLDHVTDAELLRAAHPEGFSSVMFDASKLSYGENLKATADAVRWGHERGIWVEAELGKVGGKEGEAPLDAHTPGVRTDPAEAAAYVAETGVDALAVAVGSSHAMTERTASLDHELIAALAAAVPVPLVLHGSSGVPDDEIRQAITSGMVKINVGTALNAAFTGEVRAYLGAHETGVDPRKYLAPAREAMAGTVAGFLGLLK, from the coding sequence GTGCCACTGGTCAGCACCGGCGAACTCGTCTCGGAGGCCCGCGCCGCGGGTCACGGCGTCGCCGCGTTCAACGTCATCACCCTGGAGCACGCGGAGGCGGTCGCGCTGGGCGCGGAGCGGGCCGGGACCCCCGCCATCCTGCAGATATCGGAGAACGCGGTGAAGTTCCACGGCGGCCGCCTCTCCGCGATCGCGGCGGCGACGGCGGCGGTGGCCCGCGCCTCGTCGGCGCCGCTCTCGCTCCACCTGGACCACGTCACGGACGCCGAACTGCTGCGCGCCGCGCACCCCGAGGGGTTCAGCTCGGTGATGTTCGACGCGTCGAAGCTGTCGTACGGCGAGAACCTGAAGGCGACGGCGGACGCGGTCCGTTGGGGCCACGAGCGTGGCATCTGGGTCGAGGCGGAGCTCGGCAAGGTGGGCGGCAAGGAGGGTGAGGCGCCGCTGGACGCGCACACGCCGGGCGTGCGGACTGATCCGGCGGAGGCGGCCGCGTACGTCGCGGAGACGGGCGTGGACGCCCTCGCGGTGGCGGTGGGCTCCTCGCACGCGATGACGGAACGCACGGCATCCCTGGACCACGAGTTGATCGCCGCCCTCGCGGCCGCCGTACCCGTACCCCTCGTCCTGCACGGCTCAAGTGGCGTACCGGACGACGAGATCCGGCAGGCGATCACGTCCGGCATGGTGAAGATCAACGTGGGCACGGCCCTCAACGCGGCGTTCACGGGCGAGGTCCGCGCCTACCTCGGCGCCCACGAGACGGGCGTGGACCCCCGGAAATACCTCGCCCCGGCTCGCGAGGCGATGGCCGGGACGGTGGCGGGGTTCCTGGGGCTGCTGAAGTAG
- a CDS encoding carbohydrate-binding protein, whose product MTPGNNGENTPSAPQGDDDPFGYLYEDGQAAGATPPSGGGGYGYPGPRSSYNHVRAVGDRRPAYGQQTYGGQQAYGQQTYGQQVPHQQQAQQPQQGYGQPNAHYTAPEAQPGGAPVASPQYAPAGGGGRGRGPNTKGLLIAAVAVVAVVALGIGAALITGNDDDKGSDAGAGSTPSQAESVKPSDKPTKKPEKKAELPETDAKALKLEGGTTTASDVQGAKAGGGVYVAGFDKVGAQLTWTVDGIPKAGSYSLRVNYGVPGKDSNATILVNGKKQTRPLNMKNFAHAEEGDWEKGWTNTWAVVQLTKGTNTVTLTCAQSDLCGTTGANIDQMWLVEGSNG is encoded by the coding sequence ATGACGCCCGGCAATAACGGCGAGAACACGCCGAGCGCGCCGCAGGGCGACGACGATCCGTTCGGCTACCTGTACGAGGACGGGCAGGCCGCCGGAGCGACCCCGCCCAGCGGCGGGGGCGGCTACGGGTACCCGGGTCCCCGGTCCTCGTACAACCACGTCCGCGCGGTAGGCGACCGGCGCCCGGCGTACGGCCAGCAGACCTACGGCGGTCAGCAGGCGTACGGCCAGCAGACGTACGGCCAGCAGGTCCCGCACCAGCAGCAGGCCCAGCAGCCCCAGCAGGGCTACGGGCAGCCCAACGCCCACTACACCGCCCCGGAGGCGCAGCCCGGCGGTGCGCCCGTCGCGTCGCCGCAGTACGCGCCCGCGGGTGGCGGTGGCCGTGGCCGCGGGCCGAACACCAAGGGTCTGCTGATCGCGGCGGTCGCCGTCGTCGCGGTCGTCGCGCTCGGTATCGGCGCCGCGCTGATCACCGGCAACGACGACGACAAGGGCTCGGACGCGGGGGCGGGCAGCACGCCGTCGCAGGCCGAGAGCGTCAAGCCCAGCGACAAGCCGACCAAGAAGCCCGAGAAGAAGGCGGAGCTCCCCGAGACGGACGCGAAGGCCCTGAAGCTGGAGGGCGGCACGACGACGGCGTCCGACGTACAGGGCGCCAAGGCGGGCGGCGGGGTCTACGTCGCCGGGTTCGACAAGGTCGGCGCGCAGCTGACGTGGACGGTCGACGGGATTCCGAAGGCCGGGTCGTACAGCCTCCGCGTGAACTACGGAGTGCCGGGCAAGGACTCCAACGCCACCATCCTCGTCAACGGCAAGAAGCAGACCCGTCCCCTGAACATGAAGAACTTCGCCCACGCGGAGGAAGGGGACTGGGAGAAGGGCTGGACCAACACCTGGGCGGTGGTCCAGCTCACCAAGGGCACCAACACCGTCACCCTCACCTGCGCACAGAGCGACCTGTGCGGGACGACCGGAGCGAACATCGACCAGATGTGGCTCGTCGAGGGAAGCAACGGCTAG
- the cdgB gene encoding diguanylate cyclase CdgB: METESEPYVRLATLRQLHQVVAELNTARSLADTLQTVADGVVNGLGYELACVNLVRPDGDLVVAAFAGNPSAEALITGRVGSRDAWERRLAMGEAWGALRFISYTEGWVLDDDDVPQWYTEGPEPRFEDEWHPSDRLFAPMYATGAAGGELLGVISVDRPRNGRRPGAWGREALQMYAFQAAIAISNARLRANMQRALVRLEREQQALRASEESFRQAFEYAPSGMAIAEMGGDQHGRILRTNDALCRLLGRPASAMRRYSFSDLVHPEDIGTLLRTSAEGGRAELRLARRDSTYVWVSLRNSVVADAADGPRFLLTHVEDIEDRKRRELQLAHRASHDSLTGLPNSAELRARLSARLCRRPHAGQPSAVDSLDAAYEHGFDFGHASHHQQEEGFDHHVHTVAPEGGDGDVDDGRKGLAVLFCDLDGFKSINDRFGHHTGDAVLIEVARRLTSGVRDGDTVARLGGDEFVVLADGLGRADAQDLAVRLRNAIIPPIRVDGRAVRVGASFGIGWAHCGMSADEVLHSADQRMYVEKRSRAKQHRRAG; encoded by the coding sequence ATGGAGACCGAGTCGGAGCCGTACGTCCGTCTTGCGACCCTGCGGCAGCTGCACCAGGTGGTAGCGGAGCTGAACACGGCCCGGAGCCTGGCGGACACGCTGCAGACCGTCGCCGACGGCGTCGTCAACGGCCTTGGCTATGAATTGGCCTGCGTCAATCTCGTGCGCCCGGACGGCGACCTCGTCGTCGCCGCCTTCGCGGGCAACCCCTCCGCCGAAGCCCTCATCACCGGACGTGTCGGCTCCCGCGACGCCTGGGAGCGCCGGCTCGCCATGGGCGAGGCCTGGGGAGCCCTGCGCTTCATCTCGTACACCGAGGGCTGGGTCCTCGACGACGACGACGTCCCGCAGTGGTACACCGAAGGCCCCGAGCCCCGCTTCGAGGACGAGTGGCACCCCTCCGACCGCCTCTTCGCCCCCATGTACGCGACCGGGGCCGCCGGCGGTGAACTCCTCGGCGTGATCTCCGTGGACCGGCCACGCAACGGCCGCAGGCCCGGCGCCTGGGGCCGCGAGGCCCTCCAGATGTACGCCTTCCAGGCCGCCATCGCGATCAGCAACGCCCGCCTCCGGGCCAACATGCAGCGCGCCCTGGTCCGCCTGGAGAGGGAACAGCAGGCACTGCGGGCCAGCGAGGAGTCCTTCCGGCAGGCCTTCGAGTACGCGCCCTCCGGCATGGCCATCGCCGAGATGGGCGGCGACCAGCACGGGCGGATCCTGCGCACCAACGACGCGCTGTGCCGCCTCCTCGGACGGCCCGCCTCCGCCATGCGGCGCTACTCGTTCTCCGATCTCGTCCACCCCGAGGACATCGGCACCCTGCTGCGCACCAGCGCCGAGGGCGGCCGCGCCGAACTGCGGCTCGCACGGCGCGACAGCACGTACGTGTGGGTGTCGCTGCGCAACTCCGTCGTCGCCGACGCCGCCGACGGGCCCCGCTTCCTCCTCACGCACGTCGAGGACATCGAGGACCGCAAGCGCCGCGAGCTGCAGCTCGCCCACCGGGCCAGCCACGACTCCCTCACCGGACTGCCCAACTCCGCCGAGCTCCGCGCCCGCCTCAGTGCCCGTCTCTGTCGCAGGCCCCACGCGGGCCAGCCCAGCGCGGTGGACTCCCTCGACGCGGCCTACGAACACGGCTTCGACTTCGGGCACGCCTCCCATCATCAGCAGGAAGAGGGCTTCGACCACCACGTCCACACTGTCGCCCCCGAGGGCGGCGACGGCGACGTGGACGACGGCAGGAAGGGCCTCGCGGTCCTCTTCTGCGACCTCGACGGCTTCAAGTCCATCAACGACCGCTTCGGCCACCACACCGGCGACGCCGTCCTCATCGAGGTCGCCCGCCGCCTGACCAGCGGGGTGCGGGACGGGGACACCGTGGCGCGGCTCGGCGGCGACGAGTTCGTCGTCCTCGCCGACGGGCTCGGCCGCGCCGACGCCCAGGACCTCGCCGTCCGGCTGCGGAACGCGATCATCCCGCCGATCCGCGTCGACGGAAGAGCGGTCCGCGTAGGGGCGAGTTTCGGCATCGGATGGGCCCACTGCGGGATGTCGGCCGACGAAGTGTTGCACTCCGCTGACCAGCGGATGTACGTGGAGAAACGGTCCCGTGCCAAACAGCACAGGCGGGCCGGATAA
- a CDS encoding flavin reductase family protein: MSRLAAGVVLVTAREPGLDPDDPTAPLGEDVGMTATAFLSVSLDPPLVMVSLREGSRMDDLLAEQPLWAVSVLAESQRHIAGRFAMKGRISDRLLFEDIPYVRGAASGAPMVGGALATLECRTEQTVAAGDHTLVIARVLTASVPAGESGPLTYFRGRYRQLG, encoded by the coding sequence ATGTCCCGCCTGGCCGCGGGCGTGGTCCTGGTGACGGCGCGCGAGCCCGGCCTGGACCCGGACGACCCGACCGCCCCGCTGGGCGAGGACGTGGGCATGACGGCCACGGCCTTCCTCTCCGTCTCCCTCGACCCTCCCCTGGTCATGGTCAGCCTGCGCGAGGGCTCCCGGATGGACGACCTGCTGGCCGAGCAGCCGCTGTGGGCGGTGTCGGTACTCGCCGAGAGCCAGCGGCACATCGCGGGCCGCTTCGCGATGAAGGGCCGCATCAGCGACCGCCTGCTCTTCGAGGACATCCCCTACGTACGGGGCGCGGCGTCCGGGGCCCCGATGGTGGGCGGCGCGCTGGCGACACTGGAGTGCCGCACGGAACAGACGGTGGCGGCGGGCGACCACACGCTGGTGATCGCCCGCGTACTGACGGCGTCGGTACCGGCCGGTGAGTCCGGTCCCCTCACCTACTTCCGCGGCCGCTACCGCCAACTGGGCTAG
- the arfB gene encoding alternative ribosome rescue aminoacyl-tRNA hydrolase ArfB yields the protein MSGPHVIRGSVSLPEAELMWRFSRSSGPGGQHVNTSDSQVELRFDLANTDALPEVWKRRALERLGPRLVDGVIAVRASEHRSQWRNREMAATRLASLLAEATAPPPKPRRATKIPRGINERRLRNKKQRSETKRGRSGRGWG from the coding sequence ATGTCCGGTCCCCATGTCATCCGCGGCTCCGTCTCCCTGCCCGAGGCCGAGCTCATGTGGCGTTTCTCGCGGTCTTCGGGGCCGGGCGGGCAGCACGTGAACACCAGTGACTCCCAGGTGGAGCTGCGGTTCGACCTCGCGAACACGGACGCGCTGCCCGAGGTGTGGAAGCGGCGCGCCCTCGAACGGCTCGGGCCGCGGCTCGTCGACGGCGTCATCGCCGTACGCGCGAGCGAGCACCGGTCGCAGTGGCGGAACCGGGAGATGGCGGCGACGCGGCTCGCCTCCCTGCTCGCCGAGGCGACCGCGCCGCCGCCCAAGCCGCGGCGCGCCACCAAGATTCCTCGCGGCATCAACGAGCGGCGCCTTCGCAACAAGAAACAGCGGAGCGAGACCAAGCGGGGGCGCTCCGGGCGGGGCTGGGGCTGA
- a CDS encoding TerD family protein — protein sequence MAVSLSKGGNVSLTKEAPGLTAVTVGLGWDVRTTTGTDFDLDASAIAVNTEGKVYSDGHFVFFNNKATPDQTIVHTGDNVTGQGEGDDEQINVNLAGLPADIEKIVFPVSIYDAENRSQNFGQVRNAFIRIINQAGGTEIARYDLSEDAATETAMVFGELYRNGAEWKFRAVGQGYASGLVGIAQDFGVNV from the coding sequence ATGGCAGTAAGCCTGTCCAAGGGTGGCAACGTCTCGCTCACCAAGGAGGCTCCGGGCCTGACCGCCGTCACCGTGGGCCTCGGCTGGGACGTCCGCACCACCACTGGCACCGACTTCGACCTGGACGCCTCCGCGATCGCGGTGAACACCGAGGGCAAGGTCTACTCGGACGGTCACTTCGTCTTCTTCAACAACAAGGCGACGCCGGACCAGACCATCGTCCACACCGGTGACAACGTCACGGGCCAGGGCGAGGGCGACGACGAGCAGATCAACGTGAACCTCGCGGGCCTCCCGGCCGACATCGAGAAGATCGTCTTCCCGGTCTCGATCTACGACGCCGAGAACCGCTCGCAGAACTTCGGCCAGGTGCGGAACGCCTTCATCCGCATCATCAACCAGGCCGGTGGCACGGAGATCGCGCGCTACGACCTCTCCGAGGACGCCGCCACCGAGACCGCCATGGTCTTCGGCGAGCTGTACCGCAACGGCGCCGAGTGGAAGTTCCGCGCGGTCGGCCAGGGCTACGCCTCGGGCCTGGTCGGCATCGCCCAGGACTTCGGCGTCAACGTCTGA